One segment of Micromonospora parathelypteridis DNA contains the following:
- the mnhG gene encoding monovalent cation/H(+) antiporter subunit G: MATIADWLGAACLIAGALLGLAAGVGVLRFPDALSRMHAATKPQVLGVLLLLLGIALRLRSPADLGMILLVAVFQLATAPVAAQMIGRAAYRSGRLDRGLLDADELAERGPGGGSAGPA, from the coding sequence ATCGCGACGATCGCGGACTGGCTGGGCGCCGCTTGTCTGATAGCCGGCGCGCTGCTCGGCCTGGCCGCCGGGGTCGGCGTACTGCGGTTCCCGGACGCGCTGTCCCGGATGCACGCGGCCACCAAGCCGCAGGTGCTCGGGGTGCTCCTGCTGCTGCTGGGCATCGCGTTGCGGCTGCGGTCCCCGGCGGATCTGGGCATGATCCTGCTGGTGGCGGTCTTCCAGTTGGCGACCGCGCCGGTCGCGGCCCAGATGATCGGGCGGGCCGCGTACCGCTCGGGGCGGCTCGATCGGGGCCTGCTCGACGCCGATGAGCTGGCCGAACGTGGGCCGGGTGGTGGGTCGGCCGGGCCGGCGTGA
- a CDS encoding Na(+)/H(+) antiporter subunit C, whose protein sequence is MTASGAGPTLVLVLAVAVLVGCGVILLLERSLTRILLGVILLGNGVNLLILLGGRPGGAPIVDTGPVERMSDPLPQAMVLTAIVITFGLAAFLLAVAYRSWYLTGDDEVPDDLEDRQIIRRAVRNEVGTVDLGGEGPNGDPEQVDPEPARRRLRRGDEA, encoded by the coding sequence ATGACGGCGAGCGGCGCTGGACCGACGCTGGTGCTGGTGCTGGCCGTCGCGGTGCTGGTCGGTTGCGGGGTGATCCTGCTGTTGGAGCGCAGCCTGACCCGGATCCTGCTCGGGGTGATCCTGCTCGGTAACGGGGTCAATCTGTTGATCCTGCTGGGCGGGCGGCCCGGTGGGGCGCCGATCGTTGACACCGGCCCGGTCGAGCGGATGAGTGATCCGCTGCCGCAGGCGATGGTGTTGACCGCCATCGTGATCACCTTCGGGTTGGCCGCGTTCCTGCTCGCGGTGGCGTACCGGAGTTGGTATCTGACCGGCGACGACGAGGTGCCCGACGACCTGGAGGACCGGCAGATCATCCGCCGGGCCGTGCGTAACGAGGTGGGCACCGTCGACCTCGGCGGGGAGGGCCCGAACGGCGATCCGGAGCAGGTCGATCCGGAGCCCGCCCGCCGCCGGCTGCGACGCGGGGACGAGGCGTGA
- a CDS encoding Na+/H+ antiporter subunit D has product MSALVPLPVVVPLLGAALTLLLAGQPRLQRAISVLCLSGTLIVAVLLLVQAYRYGPVVVAVGAWPAPVGIVLVADQLAALMVVVSSAVTLCVLLYSIGQGRSETSETTPVVIFHPTYLVLTAGVTNAFLAGDLFNLFVGFEILLAASFVLITLGGTETRIRTGSTYVVVSILSSMVFLTAVGLVYAATGTLNLAQLAHRLDDLPDGVRLALELMLLLAFAIKAAVFPLSAWLPDSYPTAPAPVTAVFAGLLTKVGVYAIIRTETLLFPGGQADVLLMVVAGLTMVIGILGAVAQSDLKRLFSFTLVSHIGYMIFGVALSTAAGLSGAIFYVVHHITIQTTLFLVAGLVEERAGSTDLRRVGGLARVAPLLGVLFFVPAMNLAGVPPFSGFLGKLGLLQAGVAAGGPLPWVLVAAGTLTSLLTLYVASRVWNLAFWRAPRLATIEPAVRLPKLMVGATVALVAFGLALTVLAGPLFDVTADAAADLRLRTPYVRAVLPGGVP; this is encoded by the coding sequence ATGAGCGCGCTGGTGCCGCTGCCGGTGGTGGTGCCGCTGCTCGGTGCGGCGCTGACGCTGCTGCTGGCGGGGCAGCCTCGGCTGCAGCGGGCCATCAGTGTGCTCTGCCTGAGCGGAACCCTCATTGTGGCGGTGCTGCTGCTGGTGCAGGCGTACCGGTACGGGCCGGTGGTCGTGGCGGTCGGGGCGTGGCCGGCACCGGTCGGCATCGTGCTTGTCGCCGATCAACTCGCCGCGCTGATGGTGGTGGTCTCGTCGGCGGTCACTCTCTGCGTGCTGCTCTACTCGATCGGGCAGGGTCGCAGTGAGACGAGCGAGACCACGCCGGTGGTCATCTTCCACCCGACGTACCTGGTGCTCACCGCGGGCGTCACCAACGCGTTCCTCGCCGGTGACCTGTTCAACCTCTTCGTCGGCTTCGAGATCCTGTTGGCCGCCAGCTTCGTGCTGATCACCCTGGGCGGCACGGAGACCCGGATCCGGACCGGGTCGACGTACGTGGTGGTCAGCATCCTCTCCTCGATGGTCTTCCTGACGGCGGTGGGCCTGGTGTACGCGGCCACCGGCACGCTCAACCTGGCCCAGCTCGCCCACCGCCTCGACGACCTGCCCGACGGCGTCCGACTGGCCCTGGAGCTGATGTTGCTCCTGGCCTTCGCGATCAAGGCGGCGGTCTTCCCGCTGTCGGCGTGGCTACCGGACAGCTATCCCACCGCGCCGGCCCCGGTCACCGCGGTCTTCGCGGGCCTGCTCACCAAGGTCGGCGTCTACGCGATCATCCGCACCGAGACGTTGCTGTTCCCCGGTGGACAGGCCGACGTGCTGCTCATGGTCGTCGCCGGGCTGACCATGGTGATCGGCATCCTCGGCGCGGTGGCGCAGTCCGATCTGAAGCGGCTCTTCTCGTTCACGCTGGTGAGTCACATCGGCTACATGATCTTCGGTGTGGCGTTGAGCACCGCCGCCGGGCTCTCCGGCGCGATCTTCTACGTGGTGCACCACATCACCATCCAGACCACGCTGTTCCTCGTGGCCGGGCTGGTCGAGGAGCGCGCCGGCAGCACCGACCTGCGCCGCGTCGGCGGGCTGGCCCGGGTGGCGCCGCTGCTCGGTGTCCTGTTCTTCGTCCCGGCCATGAACCTCGCCGGGGTGCCGCCGTTCTCCGGTTTCCTCGGCAAGCTCGGCCTGCTCCAGGCCGGGGTGGCGGCCGGCGGGCCGCTGCCCTGGGTGCTGGTCGCGGCTGGCACGTTGACCAGCCTGCTCACCCTCTACGTGGCGTCGCGGGTGTGGAACCTCGCCTTCTGGCGCGCACCCCGGCTGGCCACCATTGAGCCGGCCGTCCGGCTGCCGAAGCTGATGGTCGGGGCCACGGTGGCACTGGTCGCCTTCGGGCTGGCGCTGACCGTGCTGGCCGGTCCGCTCTTCGACGTCACCGCCGACGCAGCCGCCGACCTGCGACTGCGCACCCCGTACGTCCGTGCCGTGCTGCCGGGCGGCGTGCCGTGA
- a CDS encoding Na+/H+ antiporter subunit A: MLVLLVLHLVAALVAPLLVRWWGPRACYPLALAPAAAFCWAVAHTPAVGDGGAVVETYPWIRQLGLDIALRLTTLSWLMTLLIGGIGALVLVYSARYFSAGSSGLAQFAAVLVAFAGAMLVLVFADDLLLLYVGWELTTIFSYLLIGHSTERRSSRWAAAQALTVTTLGGLAMLVGFILLGEHAGTYRWSEIAAQPLPGGGYLVVAVLLILAGALSKSAVLPFSSWLPVAMAAPTPVSAYLHAAAMVKAGVYLVGLLAPVLATVGPWRPVVQIAGVATMLLGGWAALRQTDLKLLLAYGTVSQLGLLIAVTGSGTPDAALAGTAMLLAHALFKAALFLVVGIIDHGAGTRDLRELSGLRHWSRPLFVVAVLAAASMAGVPPLVGFVAKEAVFGAFTDQPVLLAGLVAGTVLTVAYSARFLWGAFADRAGVAPVQPGSIAAALLVPPAVLAGIGVLVGPAASVLDGLLRPYADLLGGVDAHLALWSGPTPALGLSVLALGGGGLLFAVRGPLVPVLARLRSPVGGNQGYEWIVGRFDRLAIEVTGATQRGSLPQYLGVILVTLVLVPGGAMLSASPWRARIPLWDSLLQPVVVLVIAVAAVLAVGARRRLTAMLLVGMTGYGTAMLFVLHGAPDLALTQFLVETATIAVFVLVLRRLPERFSARPLRRSRWARRALGVAVGLVAAGLALTAAGARRAPDISAAFPDLAVAHGYGRNVVNVTLVDIRAWDTMGELAVLVVAATGVASLIFERSRTGPRPRRPESDTQANRPGRPVWLRGGPTLYEERRSIVLEVVIRLIFHTVVLFSLFLLFSGHNAPGGGFAGGLVAGLALVVRYLAGGRYELTEAAPIGAGAILGAGLAVSVGSGVVALLVGGSVLESAKVDRSLPLVGDTHLVTSLFFDIGVYLVVIGLVLDILRSLGAEVDRHIEATGAATGGLAVDKGERA, from the coding sequence GTGCTGGTACTGCTCGTCCTCCACCTCGTGGCGGCCCTCGTTGCGCCTCTGCTCGTCCGATGGTGGGGTCCACGCGCGTGCTACCCGCTGGCGCTGGCACCGGCCGCCGCGTTCTGCTGGGCGGTGGCCCATACGCCAGCCGTCGGTGACGGCGGGGCAGTGGTCGAGACGTACCCGTGGATCCGGCAGTTGGGCCTCGACATCGCGTTGCGGCTCACCACCCTGTCCTGGCTGATGACCCTGCTGATCGGCGGCATCGGCGCGCTGGTGCTGGTCTACAGCGCCCGCTACTTCAGCGCCGGTTCGAGCGGGCTCGCACAGTTCGCCGCGGTCCTGGTCGCCTTCGCCGGCGCGATGCTCGTCCTGGTCTTCGCGGACGATCTGCTGCTGCTCTACGTCGGCTGGGAGCTGACCACGATCTTCTCGTACCTGCTGATCGGGCACAGCACCGAGCGGCGCTCCAGTCGGTGGGCGGCGGCGCAGGCGTTGACCGTCACCACGCTGGGCGGGCTCGCCATGCTGGTCGGGTTCATCCTGCTGGGCGAGCACGCCGGCACCTACCGCTGGTCGGAGATCGCCGCCCAGCCGCTGCCCGGCGGGGGATACCTGGTGGTCGCCGTGCTGCTGATCCTGGCCGGCGCGCTGTCCAAGTCGGCGGTGCTGCCGTTCAGCTCCTGGCTGCCGGTCGCGATGGCGGCGCCCACGCCGGTCAGCGCGTACCTGCACGCCGCCGCCATGGTCAAGGCCGGCGTCTACCTGGTCGGGTTGCTCGCGCCGGTGCTCGCCACGGTAGGCCCGTGGCGGCCGGTCGTGCAGATCGCCGGCGTGGCCACCATGCTGCTCGGCGGCTGGGCCGCGCTGCGGCAGACCGATCTGAAGCTGCTGCTGGCGTATGGGACGGTCAGTCAGCTCGGCCTGCTGATCGCGGTGACCGGGTCGGGCACCCCGGACGCCGCCCTGGCCGGCACCGCGATGCTGCTGGCGCACGCCCTCTTCAAGGCGGCGTTGTTCCTGGTCGTCGGCATCATCGATCACGGTGCCGGCACCCGTGACCTGCGTGAGCTGTCCGGGCTGCGGCACTGGTCCCGGCCCCTGTTCGTGGTCGCGGTGCTCGCTGCGGCGTCGATGGCCGGCGTGCCACCGTTGGTCGGCTTCGTCGCCAAGGAGGCGGTGTTCGGGGCGTTCACCGACCAGCCGGTGCTCCTGGCCGGGCTGGTCGCCGGGACGGTGCTCACCGTCGCGTACAGCGCCCGCTTCCTCTGGGGCGCGTTCGCCGACCGGGCCGGCGTGGCACCGGTCCAGCCGGGCTCGATCGCCGCGGCGCTGCTGGTCCCGCCGGCGGTGCTCGCCGGGATCGGTGTGCTCGTCGGCCCGGCCGCGAGTGTGCTGGACGGCCTGCTGCGCCCGTACGCCGATCTGCTCGGTGGGGTCGACGCGCATCTGGCGCTCTGGTCCGGACCGACCCCGGCGCTCGGCCTGTCCGTGCTGGCCCTCGGCGGAGGCGGCCTGCTCTTCGCCGTGCGCGGGCCGCTCGTCCCGGTGCTGGCCCGGCTCCGTTCGCCGGTGGGCGGCAACCAGGGGTACGAGTGGATCGTGGGTCGGTTCGACCGGCTGGCCATCGAGGTCACCGGGGCGACCCAGCGCGGCTCCCTGCCGCAGTATCTCGGCGTCATCCTGGTGACCCTGGTGCTGGTGCCCGGCGGGGCGATGCTCTCCGCCAGCCCGTGGCGGGCTCGGATCCCGCTCTGGGACAGTCTGCTGCAACCGGTGGTCGTGCTGGTCATCGCGGTGGCCGCCGTGCTGGCGGTCGGTGCCCGCCGCCGCCTGACCGCGATGCTGCTGGTGGGCATGACCGGCTACGGCACCGCGATGCTGTTCGTCCTGCATGGAGCACCGGACCTGGCGCTCACCCAGTTCCTGGTGGAGACCGCGACGATCGCGGTCTTCGTGCTGGTGCTGCGTCGCCTGCCGGAGCGGTTCTCGGCCCGCCCGCTGCGCCGCAGCCGGTGGGCCCGCCGGGCGCTCGGGGTGGCGGTGGGTCTGGTGGCCGCCGGGCTGGCCCTCACCGCGGCCGGCGCCCGCCGGGCACCGGACATCTCCGCCGCCTTCCCGGATCTGGCGGTGGCCCACGGGTACGGCCGCAACGTGGTCAACGTGACCCTGGTCGACATCCGGGCCTGGGACACCATGGGCGAGTTGGCGGTGCTGGTGGTGGCGGCGACCGGGGTGGCCAGCCTGATCTTCGAGCGGTCCCGGACCGGGCCGCGACCGCGCCGGCCGGAGTCGGACACGCAGGCGAACCGACCCGGCCGGCCGGTGTGGCTGCGCGGCGGCCCCACCCTCTACGAGGAGCGGCGCTCGATCGTGTTGGAGGTGGTCATCCGGCTGATCTTCCACACCGTGGTGCTGTTCTCCCTGTTCCTGCTCTTCTCCGGGCACAACGCGCCGGGCGGCGGTTTCGCCGGAGGCCTGGTCGCGGGTCTCGCCCTGGTGGTCCGTTACCTGGCCGGCGGCCGGTACGAGTTGACCGAGGCGGCCCCGATCGGCGCGGGTGCGATCCTCGGCGCCGGGCTGGCCGTGTCGGTGGGCAGCGGCGTGGTGGCGCTGCTGGTCGGTGGATCGGTCTTGGAGAGCGCCAAGGTCGACCGGTCCCTGCCGCTGGTCGGCGACACCCACCTGGTCACGTCGCTCTTCTTCGACATCGGCGTGTACCTGGTCGTGATCGGGCTGGTGCTGGACATCCTGCGCAGTCTCGGGGCCGAGGTGGACCGGCACATCGAGGCAACCGGGGCGGCCACGGGCGGCCTGGCCGTCGACAAGGGCGAGCGGGCATGA
- a CDS encoding Na+/H+ antiporter subunit E, with product MTGPPETARDAPGPAPSGRGRFGRRRDQTVALGWLVVVWNLLWGDINWANVAGGLLVGGAVLVFFPLPAVSFGGRLRARGVLVFAARFGVELVSASLHVARIAVQPGYRPRGAIIAVQLRVPTDLNLALTAEAVSLVPGTLILEVDRDSGTLYLHVLDTHGPADLDLARERTLTVERRLVRAVGSTAELRRVETDRSERGNRP from the coding sequence GTGACCGGCCCTCCCGAGACTGCCCGGGATGCTCCTGGGCCCGCCCCGTCGGGTCGCGGCCGGTTCGGGCGCCGGCGGGACCAGACGGTGGCGCTCGGGTGGCTGGTGGTGGTCTGGAACCTGCTCTGGGGCGACATCAACTGGGCGAACGTGGCCGGTGGTCTGCTGGTGGGCGGCGCGGTGCTGGTCTTCTTCCCGCTGCCGGCGGTCAGCTTCGGTGGGCGGCTGCGGGCCCGGGGGGTGCTGGTGTTCGCGGCGCGGTTCGGTGTGGAGTTGGTCAGCGCGAGCCTGCACGTCGCCCGGATCGCCGTGCAGCCCGGCTACCGGCCGCGTGGGGCGATCATCGCGGTCCAGTTGCGGGTGCCCACCGACCTGAACCTGGCGCTCACCGCCGAGGCGGTCTCGCTGGTGCCGGGCACGCTGATCCTCGAGGTGGACCGGGACTCCGGAACGCTCTACCTGCACGTGCTGGACACCCACGGGCCGGCGGACCTGGACCTGGCCCGGGAACGCACCCTCACCGTCGAGCGGCGACTCGTCCGAGCGGTGGGCTCCACCGCTGAACTGCGCCGCGTCGAGACCGACCGATCCGAGAGGGGAAACCGCCCGTGA
- a CDS encoding ATP-dependent helicase produces the protein MTGADADAGAVLAGFGPATRAWFEAAFAAPTAAQTGAWRSVAAGRNALVVAPTGSGKTLAAFLWSLDRLAREPAPAEARQRCRVLYVSPLKALAVDVERNLRAPLAGIRQAATRLGVAPPDITVGMRTGDTPADERRAFARTPPDILITTPESLFLLLTSAARDSLRGIQTVIVDEVHAVAGSKRGAHLALSLERLDELLPAPAQRIGLSATVRPIDACAQFLGGARPVDVVQPASTKTIEVSVQVPVEDMTRLDEQEQPPEDDLGGPGPRRASIWPAVEERVFTLIGQHRSTIVFTNSRRSAERLCARLNELAAEEVASASGEGALVVPDGLSAGDDPAGDDGAASGAQRWGGPAGPARNRPPAEVMAQSGAATGATPVIARAHHGSVSREERKHIEEALKSGQLPAVVATSSLELGIDMGAVDLVVQIEAPPSVAAGLQRVGRAGHQVGAVSRGVVFPKHRGDLLSCAVVAERMTDGAIEELHYPRNPLDVLAQQIVAMVALEPWPLGDLAVLVRRAAPFAELPDSALHAVLDMLSGRYPSTAFAELRPRLVWDRATDLLTGRPGAQRLAVTSGGTIPDRGLFGVFLAGAERAARVGELDEEMVYESRIGDVFLLGSSSWRIEEITPDRVLVSPAPGQAARMPFWKGDQLGRPVELGRAIGARVRTLLRQSDEAALTALRDGGLDDWAAGNLMAYLREQREATRSLPDDRTIVVERFRDELGDWRLAVHSVLGARVNGPWALAVGRRLAERYGVDAQVMPSDDGIVVRLPDTADEPPGADVVVFEPDEITQLVEESVGTSALFAARFRECAARSLLLPRRDPRRRQPLWQQRQRAAQLLDVAREYADFPVTLEAARECLQDVFDQPALAGLMRDLATRKVRLVEVETSAPSPFARSLLFGYVGAFLYEGDAPLAERRAAALALDSTLLGELLGRVDLRELLDPAVLAETDRQLRWLTEQRRPRDAEDVVELLRVLGDLSDAELTERGVPEAWLTELEATRRVLRVRIAGEQRWVGVEDAARLRDALGVALPVGVAEAYLAPVADPLGDLVARYARTHGPFAAASCAARFGLGVFVVEQALRRLGSTGRVVSGEFTPDSAGAQWCDAEVLRMLRRRSLAALRREIEPVPPRALATFLPRWQQVGSSARGVEALAATVEQLQGAAVPASALERLVLPGRVADYSPAQLDELCASGEVLWAGSGAISGGDGWVTLAYADSAPLLLPPPDEALTRTPLHDAVLDALGDGQALFFRPLADRVGSTDDAALTGVIWDLVWAGHLTNDTLAPLRAVLGAGGAHRSRPSAPRTRYRRPGRVALPSRGGPPTVAGRWSRLPERDVDPTRRAAALADVLLERHGVVTRGAVMAEQVVGGFSAVYPVLSALEERGAARRGYFVEGLGAAQFAVPGAVDRLRALAEPTDGARGRGAPATVLAATDPANPYGAALPWPERVVDSGDGAAPATGHRAGRKAGALVVQVGGDLVLYVERGGRTLLSFSDDTDALAAAGKALADAVHSGALGALSVERADGEAVHSSPLRDALTAAGFRATPRGLRLRG, from the coding sequence GTGACCGGGGCAGACGCAGACGCCGGCGCGGTGCTGGCCGGCTTCGGCCCAGCCACCCGCGCCTGGTTCGAGGCCGCCTTCGCCGCGCCCACCGCCGCACAGACCGGTGCCTGGCGCTCGGTCGCCGCTGGCCGCAACGCCCTCGTGGTGGCGCCCACCGGCTCCGGCAAGACCCTCGCGGCCTTTCTCTGGTCACTGGACCGGCTGGCCCGCGAGCCCGCGCCGGCCGAGGCTCGCCAACGATGCCGCGTGCTCTACGTCAGCCCACTCAAGGCCCTCGCCGTCGACGTGGAACGCAACCTGCGTGCCCCGCTGGCCGGCATCCGGCAGGCGGCGACCCGGCTGGGCGTCGCACCACCCGACATCACCGTCGGCATGCGCACCGGCGACACGCCGGCCGACGAGCGGCGAGCCTTCGCCCGCACCCCACCGGACATCCTCATCACCACGCCCGAGTCGCTGTTCCTGCTGCTCACATCCGCGGCCCGCGATTCGCTGCGCGGCATCCAGACGGTGATCGTCGACGAGGTGCACGCGGTCGCCGGCAGCAAACGCGGCGCCCACCTCGCCCTCTCCCTCGAACGTCTGGACGAGTTGCTGCCCGCCCCGGCGCAGCGCATCGGCCTCTCCGCCACCGTCCGGCCGATCGATGCCTGCGCGCAGTTCCTCGGCGGGGCCCGCCCGGTCGACGTCGTGCAGCCGGCCAGCACGAAGACCATCGAGGTCAGCGTGCAGGTCCCGGTGGAGGACATGACCCGCCTGGACGAGCAGGAGCAGCCACCGGAGGACGACCTCGGCGGCCCCGGGCCGCGCCGCGCCTCGATCTGGCCGGCTGTGGAGGAGCGGGTCTTCACCCTCATCGGGCAACACCGCTCGACCATCGTCTTCACCAACTCCCGACGCAGTGCCGAGCGCCTCTGCGCCCGCCTCAACGAGTTGGCCGCTGAAGAGGTGGCCTCGGCGTCGGGCGAGGGCGCTCTCGTCGTACCGGATGGGTTGTCGGCGGGCGACGACCCGGCCGGCGACGACGGCGCGGCATCCGGCGCGCAGCGGTGGGGTGGCCCCGCCGGTCCGGCGCGCAACCGGCCACCGGCCGAGGTGATGGCCCAGTCCGGCGCGGCCACCGGCGCGACGCCGGTGATAGCCCGCGCCCACCACGGCAGCGTCTCCCGGGAGGAGCGCAAGCACATCGAGGAAGCGCTCAAGTCCGGTCAGCTCCCCGCGGTGGTGGCCACCTCCAGCCTGGAGCTGGGCATCGACATGGGCGCGGTCGACCTGGTGGTGCAGATCGAGGCGCCGCCGAGCGTTGCCGCCGGGCTGCAACGGGTCGGCCGGGCCGGGCACCAGGTGGGCGCCGTCTCCCGTGGGGTGGTCTTCCCCAAGCACCGCGGCGACCTGCTCTCCTGCGCGGTGGTCGCCGAGCGGATGACCGACGGCGCGATCGAGGAGCTGCACTACCCGCGCAACCCACTGGACGTGCTGGCCCAGCAGATCGTCGCGATGGTGGCGCTGGAGCCGTGGCCGCTCGGCGACCTGGCCGTGCTGGTCCGCCGGGCCGCGCCCTTCGCCGAGCTGCCCGACTCCGCGCTGCACGCCGTGTTGGACATGCTCTCCGGCCGCTACCCGTCCACCGCCTTCGCCGAGCTACGCCCCCGGCTGGTCTGGGACCGGGCCACCGATCTGCTCACCGGCCGTCCCGGCGCACAGCGACTCGCCGTGACCAGCGGCGGCACCATCCCCGACCGTGGGCTGTTCGGGGTCTTCCTGGCCGGTGCCGAACGGGCCGCCCGGGTCGGTGAGCTGGACGAGGAGATGGTCTACGAGTCCCGGATCGGTGACGTCTTCCTGCTCGGCTCCTCGTCCTGGCGCATCGAGGAGATCACTCCCGACCGGGTGCTGGTCTCGCCAGCTCCCGGGCAGGCCGCGCGCATGCCGTTCTGGAAGGGCGACCAGCTGGGCCGGCCGGTGGAGCTGGGCCGAGCCATCGGCGCGCGGGTGCGCACCCTGCTGCGGCAGAGCGACGAGGCGGCGCTGACCGCGCTGCGTGACGGCGGGCTGGACGACTGGGCCGCCGGCAACCTGATGGCGTACCTGCGCGAGCAGCGGGAGGCCACCCGCTCCCTGCCGGACGACCGCACGATCGTGGTCGAGCGGTTCCGCGACGAGCTGGGCGACTGGAGGCTCGCCGTGCACAGCGTCCTCGGTGCACGCGTCAACGGGCCGTGGGCCCTCGCGGTGGGCCGCCGGCTGGCCGAGCGGTACGGGGTGGACGCCCAGGTGATGCCCTCCGACGACGGCATCGTGGTGCGACTTCCGGACACCGCCGACGAGCCGCCCGGCGCCGACGTGGTGGTCTTCGAGCCGGACGAGATCACCCAGCTCGTGGAGGAGTCGGTCGGCACCTCCGCCCTCTTCGCCGCCCGCTTCCGGGAGTGCGCCGCCCGGTCACTGCTGCTGCCCCGCCGCGACCCGCGCCGCCGCCAGCCGCTCTGGCAGCAACGGCAACGGGCCGCGCAACTACTCGACGTCGCCCGCGAGTACGCGGACTTCCCGGTCACCCTGGAGGCCGCCCGGGAGTGCCTCCAGGACGTGTTCGACCAGCCGGCGCTGGCCGGGCTGATGCGCGACCTGGCCACCCGGAAGGTGCGACTGGTCGAGGTGGAGACCTCCGCGCCGTCCCCGTTCGCCCGGTCGCTGCTCTTCGGCTACGTCGGCGCGTTCCTCTACGAGGGCGACGCCCCGCTCGCGGAGCGGCGCGCCGCCGCGCTCGCCCTGGATTCCACGCTCCTGGGCGAGCTGCTCGGCCGGGTCGACCTGCGCGAGTTGCTCGATCCGGCCGTGCTCGCCGAGACCGATCGGCAGTTGCGCTGGCTGACCGAGCAACGCCGTCCCCGCGACGCCGAAGACGTCGTCGAGCTGCTGCGGGTGCTCGGTGACCTGAGCGACGCCGAGCTGACCGAGCGGGGTGTGCCGGAGGCCTGGCTGACCGAGCTGGAGGCCACCCGACGAGTGCTGCGGGTCCGCATCGCCGGCGAGCAGCGCTGGGTGGGTGTCGAGGACGCCGCCCGACTGCGCGACGCCCTCGGTGTCGCACTGCCGGTCGGAGTGGCCGAGGCGTACCTCGCCCCGGTGGCCGACCCGCTCGGTGACCTGGTGGCCCGCTACGCCCGCACCCACGGGCCGTTCGCCGCCGCCAGCTGCGCGGCCCGCTTCGGGCTCGGCGTGTTCGTCGTCGAGCAGGCGCTGCGCCGGCTCGGCAGCACCGGGCGGGTGGTTTCCGGAGAGTTCACCCCGGACTCGGCCGGCGCCCAGTGGTGCGACGCCGAGGTGCTGCGGATGCTGCGCCGCCGCTCCCTCGCGGCGCTACGCCGCGAGATCGAGCCGGTGCCGCCCCGCGCGCTGGCCACGTTCCTGCCCCGCTGGCAGCAGGTCGGCTCGTCCGCCCGAGGTGTGGAGGCGCTCGCCGCGACGGTGGAGCAGTTGCAGGGCGCGGCGGTGCCAGCCTCCGCACTGGAACGGTTGGTGCTGCCCGGTCGGGTCGCGGACTACTCCCCCGCCCAGCTCGACGAGCTGTGCGCCAGCGGGGAGGTGCTCTGGGCGGGGTCGGGGGCGATCTCCGGGGGCGACGGCTGGGTCACCCTGGCGTACGCGGACTCCGCACCGCTGCTGCTCCCGCCGCCCGACGAGGCGTTGACCCGTACCCCGCTGCACGATGCGGTGCTCGACGCGCTCGGCGACGGGCAGGCGCTGTTCTTCCGGCCGTTGGCCGACCGGGTCGGCTCGACCGACGACGCCGCGCTGACCGGGGTGATCTGGGACCTGGTCTGGGCCGGGCACCTCACCAACGACACGCTCGCCCCGTTGCGCGCCGTGCTCGGCGCCGGCGGCGCACACCGCTCGCGGCCGTCCGCGCCGCGCACCCGTTACCGGCGGCCCGGTCGGGTGGCGCTGCCCAGCCGAGGTGGCCCGCCGACCGTCGCCGGTCGCTGGTCGCGCCTGCCCGAACGGGACGTCGACCCGACCCGACGCGCCGCCGCCCTCGCCGACGTGCTGCTGGAGCGGCACGGGGTGGTCACGCGCGGTGCGGTGATGGCCGAGCAGGTCGTCGGCGGGTTCTCGGCGGTCTACCCGGTGCTGTCGGCGCTGGAGGAGCGTGGCGCTGCCCGTCGGGGCTACTTCGTCGAAGGGCTGGGCGCGGCGCAGTTCGCGGTGCCCGGCGCGGTGGACCGGCTGCGCGCGCTGGCCGAACCGACCGACGGTGCCCGGGGCCGGGGCGCGCCGGCCACCGTGCTCGCCGCCACCGACCCGGCCAACCCGTACGGCGCGGCGCTGCCCTGGCCGGAGCGCGTCGTCGACTCCGGCGACGGAGCCGCCCCGGCGACCGGGCACCGGGCCGGCCGCAAGGCGGGCGCGCTGGTGGTGCAGGTCGGCGGCGACCTCGTTCTCTATGTGGAGCGCGGCGGCCGGACGCTGCTGTCCTTCAGTGACGACACCGACGCGCTCGCCGCAGCCGGCAAGGCGCTCGCCGACGCCGTCCACTCCGGGGCCCTCGGCGCGTTGTCGGTGGAGCGGGCCGACGGCGAGGCCGTGCACTCCTCGCCGCTGCGCGACGCGCTGACCGCCGCCGGCTTCCGGGCCACCCCGCGCGGCCTGCGCCTGCGCGGCTGA
- a CDS encoding monovalent cation/H+ antiporter complex subunit F has translation MNTFLAVVLTVLLSVTALLALARLYRGPSLVDRVIAADMLLATMIGAVGAEAAVNRHATTLPVLVVLSLLGFVGSVSLVRFAVREQQ, from the coding sequence GTGAACACGTTCCTGGCCGTCGTCCTCACCGTCCTGCTGTCGGTGACCGCGCTCCTCGCGCTGGCCCGCCTCTACCGCGGCCCGTCGCTGGTGGACCGGGTGATCGCCGCGGACATGCTGCTCGCCACCATGATCGGCGCGGTGGGCGCCGAGGCGGCGGTCAACCGCCATGCCACCACACTGCCCGTGCTGGTGGTGCTCTCCCTGCTCGGCTTCGTGGGCTCGGTGTCGCTGGTCCGTTTCGCGGTCCGGGAGCAGCAGTGA